A genomic stretch from Deltaproteobacteria bacterium includes:
- a CDS encoding type II toxin-antitoxin system VapB family antitoxin produces the protein MRTNVVIDDKLMSRAMRISGCRTKRSAIEAGLRLLIQINSQKKLRNLRGKITWEGDLEEMRRD, from the coding sequence ATGAGAACGAATGTCGTTATCGATGACAAACTGATGTCACGTGCCATGCGTATCAGCGGCTGTCGTACCAAGCGTTCCGCGATCGAGGCAGGGCTGCGTCTCCTGATCCAGATAAACAGTCAGAAGAAACTCCGCAACCTCCGGGGCAAGATCACATGGGAAGGTGATCTGGAAGAGATGAGAAGGGATTGA
- a CDS encoding PIN domain nuclease has translation MVIVDTSAWIEYLSDGVPAIADKVDLYLDQDLVGIGDLIYCELMQGIRSPRKRREVSSLLLSLPKFDMVGFTMAEKSAANYRLLRSKGVTVRKTIDVLIGTFCAEHRLPIIHHDSDFDLMAKHIGLVIV, from the coding sequence ATGGTCATTGTCGATACCTCAGCGTGGATCGAGTACCTAAGCGACGGTGTGCCCGCTATCGCAGACAAGGTCGATCTCTACCTTGATCAAGACCTTGTCGGCATCGGCGACCTGATATACTGCGAGTTGATGCAAGGTATCCGTTCGCCTCGCAAGAGGCGCGAGGTATCAAGTTTACTTCTCTCCCTGCCTAAGTTCGACATGGTAGGCTTCACCATGGCTGAGAAATCGGCGGCAAACTACCGACTCCTGAGATCCAAAGGCGTAACAGTGAGGAAGACGATCGACGTGCTCATCGGCACGTTTTGTGCAGAGCACAGACTACCGATCATTCACCACGACTCTGATTTCGATCTGATGGCAAAGCACATCGGGCTCGTCATAGTCTGA
- the lptD gene encoding LPS assembly protein LptD, translating to MTPRSAILPVIALAFFLTAPGTDMAWGAETGGGGAAGTAEAPSDMEPWQIQANRLTYYHATDSILGEGGVTLQRGDLTITADRMIYYQRARRAWASGAIVIRMGEDVLRGEEGELDLESSTGTVKGAYLFLHRNNVHIIASQLWKTGPEEYRAEDATISTCPLPKQAWSFHCKDLTLSAGGNAVGWHNSFAVRDIPVLYSPWVAVPLNRYRKTGFLLPHYAVSSRNGTEFIVPFFWAVSDSVDMTFYQHPMSRRGWMEGAELRYILSEETRGTFRFNYLIDTLNDNDYNNDGYVRGDEKRWWLRAKANQALPWDITAKIDLDLVSDLDYLEEFDGGPMGFDETNQIFWKDYQRSLADETDLIRPSTIQATRLFPNTFAGAEGRYNDNLVPGEQDGTVQTLPRFVFHGFRNRIGETPFYLDWDGTYTNYWREKGVRYQRVHAMPRISSPLSVLGVADLLLSGTLEATAYTAQGSSDVIDEDETPTRLLPLFEADLTTSVSRTFARPSGKTLMHSIRPRLTYQYRPSDDQDDIPYIDILDRLEPRNRLTWSFLSFLSSKTPRGDGRYAYTDLLRFYVEQSYDSKKTARSRREYAGYHTYFDFYEELEAKLRYDLNSPDGPDPADIKPTTFSPIYAELELRPWPWAYLRYDTTYSVHGLGFTTYNFLVSAESQAGDRLALDYRYNRLTNINELNADIALRLGERWYGTYKTQWSLEDSTEFRSYYGLRYQASCWALTGSYMSDQDENRFGIYVDLLGVGSWGIQ from the coding sequence ATGACCCCTCGATCGGCCATCCTTCCCGTCATCGCCCTCGCCTTTTTTCTGACTGCGCCGGGAACGGACATGGCATGGGGAGCGGAAACCGGCGGCGGAGGCGCCGCCGGCACCGCAGAGGCCCCATCCGACATGGAACCGTGGCAAATCCAGGCAAATCGCCTCACGTACTATCACGCGACCGACTCGATCCTGGGAGAGGGCGGCGTCACCTTACAGCGCGGGGATCTCACGATCACTGCAGACCGAATGATCTACTACCAAAGGGCTCGAAGGGCATGGGCGAGCGGGGCGATCGTCATCCGCATGGGGGAGGACGTCCTGCGCGGGGAGGAAGGAGAGCTAGATCTGGAATCCTCCACCGGGACCGTAAAAGGCGCCTATCTCTTCCTGCACCGTAACAACGTCCACATCATCGCAAGCCAGCTCTGGAAGACAGGCCCCGAGGAGTATCGGGCTGAAGACGCAACGATCAGTACCTGTCCTCTTCCCAAGCAGGCCTGGAGCTTTCATTGCAAGGACCTCACCCTCTCTGCAGGCGGAAACGCCGTGGGCTGGCACAACTCCTTTGCCGTTCGGGACATCCCAGTGCTATATAGTCCCTGGGTCGCCGTCCCACTGAACCGCTACCGAAAAACGGGGTTCCTCCTCCCCCACTACGCCGTCTCGAGCCGTAACGGGACCGAATTCATCGTCCCATTCTTCTGGGCCGTGAGCGACAGCGTGGACATGACCTTCTACCAGCACCCCATGAGCCGGCGGGGCTGGATGGAGGGCGCCGAGCTCCGCTACATCCTCTCCGAGGAGACTCGTGGAACCTTTCGTTTCAACTACCTCATCGACACCCTGAATGACAACGACTACAACAACGACGGGTATGTGCGCGGCGACGAGAAACGCTGGTGGCTCCGGGCAAAGGCGAATCAGGCCCTGCCGTGGGATATCACCGCGAAGATCGACCTCGATCTCGTGAGCGACCTGGATTATCTCGAGGAATTCGATGGCGGTCCCATGGGGTTCGATGAAACGAACCAGATCTTCTGGAAGGACTACCAGCGATCCCTCGCGGACGAAACGGACCTCATCCGTCCCTCAACCATCCAGGCCACGCGGCTATTCCCCAATACCTTTGCGGGCGCGGAGGGCCGCTACAACGATAACCTCGTTCCGGGCGAACAGGACGGGACCGTCCAGACCCTTCCCCGTTTCGTTTTCCATGGATTCCGAAACCGGATCGGGGAGACCCCCTTCTACCTGGACTGGGATGGCACCTACACCAACTACTGGAGGGAAAAGGGCGTCCGCTACCAGCGGGTCCACGCCATGCCACGGATCTCCTCCCCCCTCTCTGTCCTCGGGGTCGCGGATCTCCTCCTCTCCGGAACGCTGGAGGCCACGGCCTACACAGCGCAAGGCTCGAGCGACGTCATAGACGAGGACGAGACCCCGACCCGCCTCCTTCCCCTTTTCGAGGCGGACCTGACCACTTCGGTCAGCCGGACCTTTGCCCGCCCCTCAGGAAAGACCCTCATGCACAGCATCCGCCCCAGGCTCACCTATCAATACCGGCCCTCCGATGACCAAGACGACATCCCCTACATCGACATACTCGACAGGCTCGAGCCTCGAAACCGCCTCACGTGGTCCTTTTTGTCCTTTCTCAGCAGCAAGACGCCCAGGGGAGACGGGAGATACGCCTACACAGACCTCCTCCGCTTCTATGTCGAGCAGAGCTACGACTCGAAAAAGACCGCCCGATCAAGGCGTGAATACGCAGGATACCACACGTATTTCGATTTTTACGAGGAGCTCGAGGCAAAACTTCGTTACGATCTCAACTCACCGGATGGGCCTGACCCGGCGGACATCAAACCCACCACCTTCTCTCCCATTTACGCAGAACTCGAACTCCGCCCATGGCCGTGGGCATACCTCCGCTATGACACCACATACAGCGTCCACGGGCTCGGTTTTACGACCTACAACTTCCTCGTCTCAGCCGAAAGCCAGGCAGGTGACCGCCTCGCCCTCGACTATCGCTACAACCGCCTGACGAATATCAACGAGCTCAATGCGGACATCGCCCTCAGGCTCGGGGAGAGATGGTACGGGACCTACAAGACCCAGTGGTCCCTCGAGGATTCGACGGAATTCCGTTCGTACTACGGACTCCGCTACCAGGCCTCCTGCTGGGCACTTACGGGCAGCTACATGTCGGATCAGGATGAGAACCGATTCGGCATTTACGTTGACCTTCTCGGGGTCGGAAGCTGGGGGATACAATAG
- a CDS encoding PHP domain-containing protein, whose protein sequence is MTPLKADLHIHTAEDPEDLIFYSATELIDRAASLGYQVLSITNHNSSVYSSYLGSYAADRGIVLIPGMEATIEGRHVLLYNMDFSQVDRGSIQSLRSLKRPDTLVMAPHPFFPSMVALGRRFLKNMDLFDAVELCHLYTKYFDFNAKAQRLAETRGLPIVGTSDAHQRAQFHTTYSLIEAEPYPEAIIEAVKQGRVSVVTRPLTLPRVLAITGKMAWRNEILQRVRGRRGIR, encoded by the coding sequence ATGACACCCCTTAAGGCGGATCTCCATATCCATACGGCAGAGGATCCAGAGGACCTCATCTTTTACAGCGCGACTGAACTTATCGACAGGGCCGCCTCCCTCGGCTACCAAGTCCTTTCCATCACCAACCATAACAGCAGCGTGTACAGCTCGTACCTTGGGAGCTACGCTGCAGATCGGGGCATCGTTCTCATTCCGGGCATGGAGGCGACCATCGAAGGCAGACACGTCCTCCTCTACAACATGGACTTTTCCCAGGTGGACCGGGGCTCGATCCAAAGTCTTCGATCCCTCAAGAGACCGGATACGCTCGTCATGGCCCCGCATCCCTTTTTCCCCTCCATGGTGGCATTGGGCAGACGTTTTCTGAAGAACATGGATCTCTTCGATGCCGTCGAACTCTGCCATCTCTACACGAAGTACTTCGACTTCAATGCCAAGGCCCAGAGACTTGCAGAGACCCGAGGGCTCCCCATCGTAGGCACCTCCGATGCCCACCAAAGGGCGCAGTTTCACACCACCTATTCCCTCATCGAGGCCGAACCCTACCCCGAGGCGATCATCGAGGCAGTCAAGCAGGGAAGGGTCAGCGTTGTCACCCGCCCCCTCACGCTCCCCAGAGTCCTTGCAATTACGGGCAAGATGGCATGGAGAAACGAGATCCTCCAAAGGGTCCGGGGACGGCGGGGGATCCGTTGA